One genomic segment of Desulfomicrobium sp. ZS1 includes these proteins:
- the glgP gene encoding alpha-glucan family phosphorylase — protein sequence MQPLHVYTVVPKLPEKLLPLKTLASNLYFSWQHEIEEFFAQIDRELWEKSEHNPIWFLNHLPQSTLEELGEDEFFLDRLSTIAAGFEKYISKRSPMTGLDALESGPVVAYFSAEYGIAQCLPVYSGGLGVLAGDHLKSASDLNIPLVGIGLCYQRGFFRQYLTHDGWQQERYQANDFEQMPLSAVLDEDGLPLKVRFQMQGSPLYFRVWRADVGRVPLFLMDTNISENTPERRELTSQLYGGDLEMRLMQEYLLGIGGIKALEAMGLSPRVIHMNEGHSAFAGLERIRVLMKDRHLSFEAALELVAQSSVFTTHTPVPAGNDRFAPELMAKYFQEYSADLGLSWKVFLALGRENTRNDAEHFCMTILALRLSRFNNGVSRLHGKVSRKMWANVWSQYPEEDVPITWVTNGIHFPTWVAPEMSVLYDRFLGQSWREDPDCERVGEKFGSIPDIELWRAHERLRERLVDFVRRRLQQQIMSRGGRSWELEVADNVLNPEALTIGFARRFASYKRAYLLLKDDDRLKRLVTDPARPVQFIFAGKAHPRDNEGKKIIQELISLCQSPESRASMVFLEDYDMQVARYLVQGCDIWLNNPRRPLEACGTSGMKAMANGVLNLSTLDGWWDEAWSPDNSVGWAIGNAEEYDDVEYQDFVESQTLYNILEKDIIPLFYDRVQGSFPRRWVQKMKQALKTLGPVFNGHRMVEEYSKRAYLPSNISYGKLSAGGYRPVMELADWRMNLLTHWGGLDIRNVQCVTAHEMFVGENLEVSAEVKVEGLSIQDIRVEIYTGPLDHTGKFANRSTFAMNPDERTADGWYIYRGKAMPMATGKFGFTVRILPHHPLLRDAHSLGLIFWADNPGPKLQG from the coding sequence ATGCAACCATTGCATGTTTATACAGTTGTGCCCAAACTTCCGGAAAAACTTCTGCCGCTCAAGACGCTGGCAAGCAACCTCTATTTTTCATGGCAACATGAAATCGAGGAGTTTTTCGCCCAGATAGACCGCGAATTATGGGAAAAAAGCGAACACAATCCGATCTGGTTCCTGAACCACCTGCCCCAGAGCACTCTGGAAGAACTGGGCGAGGATGAATTCTTTCTGGACCGTCTGTCAACCATTGCGGCGGGTTTCGAAAAATACATTTCCAAGCGCAGCCCCATGACCGGACTCGACGCTCTTGAGAGCGGACCTGTGGTCGCCTATTTCAGCGCCGAATATGGCATCGCCCAATGCCTGCCCGTGTATTCGGGAGGGCTTGGCGTGCTGGCCGGGGACCACTTGAAATCCGCCAGCGACCTGAACATTCCTCTGGTCGGGATCGGTCTGTGCTACCAGCGCGGATTTTTCCGCCAGTACCTCACCCACGACGGCTGGCAGCAGGAACGCTATCAGGCCAACGACTTCGAGCAGATGCCCCTCTCGGCGGTGCTGGACGAAGACGGGCTGCCGCTGAAGGTGCGGTTCCAGATGCAGGGCAGCCCGCTCTATTTCCGCGTCTGGCGGGCCGACGTTGGCCGCGTGCCTCTTTTCCTAATGGACACCAATATCTCCGAAAACACGCCGGAACGCCGGGAGCTGACCTCCCAACTCTACGGCGGGGACCTGGAGATGCGGCTCATGCAGGAATACCTGCTCGGCATCGGCGGCATCAAGGCCCTTGAGGCCATGGGCCTCTCCCCCCGGGTCATTCACATGAACGAAGGTCACTCGGCTTTTGCCGGTCTGGAAAGAATCCGCGTGCTCATGAAAGACCGCCACCTGTCCTTTGAAGCGGCTCTGGAACTGGTCGCCCAGAGTTCGGTCTTCACCACGCACACTCCTGTTCCGGCGGGCAACGATCGTTTTGCCCCGGAGCTGATGGCCAAATACTTTCAGGAATATTCCGCGGACCTGGGACTCTCCTGGAAGGTTTTCCTGGCCCTGGGCCGGGAGAACACACGCAATGACGCCGAACATTTCTGCATGACCATACTGGCCCTGCGCCTGTCCCGGTTCAACAATGGCGTCAGCCGGCTGCACGGCAAGGTTTCGCGCAAAATGTGGGCCAATGTCTGGTCCCAGTATCCCGAAGAGGACGTGCCCATCACCTGGGTCACCAACGGCATCCATTTCCCGACCTGGGTGGCTCCTGAAATGTCGGTTCTTTACGACCGTTTCCTGGGCCAGTCATGGCGTGAAGACCCGGACTGCGAGCGGGTCGGCGAAAAATTCGGGTCCATCCCGGACATCGAGCTCTGGCGGGCGCACGAGCGCCTGCGGGAGCGCCTGGTCGATTTCGTGCGCCGCCGCCTGCAGCAACAGATCATGTCCCGGGGCGGCCGCAGCTGGGAACTCGAAGTCGCGGACAATGTCCTTAATCCCGAGGCGCTGACCATCGGTTTCGCCCGCCGCTTCGCGTCCTACAAGCGCGCCTACCTGCTGCTCAAAGACGATGACCGCCTAAAACGCCTCGTCACGGATCCCGCCCGCCCGGTACAGTTCATCTTTGCCGGCAAGGCCCACCCCCGGGACAACGAGGGCAAGAAAATCATTCAGGAGCTCATCAGCCTCTGCCAGTCTCCGGAGAGCCGCGCATCCATGGTCTTTCTGGAAGACTACGACATGCAGGTCGCCCGCTATCTGGTCCAGGGCTGCGACATATGGCTCAACAACCCGCGCCGCCCTCTGGAGGCCTGCGGCACCAGCGGCATGAAGGCCATGGCCAACGGGGTACTCAACCTGAGCACCCTCGACGGCTGGTGGGACGAGGCCTGGAGTCCGGACAATTCCGTGGGCTGGGCCATCGGCAACGCCGAGGAATACGACGACGTCGAATACCAGGACTTCGTGGAGAGCCAGACCCTCTACAACATCCTCGAAAAAGATATCATCCCGCTCTTCTACGACCGCGTGCAAGGCTCCTTCCCCAGGCGCTGGGTGCAAAAGATGAAGCAGGCCCTCAAAACCCTGGGGCCGGTCTTCAACGGACACCGCATGGTCGAGGAATACTCCAAGCGAGCCTATCTCCCGTCCAACATCAGCTACGGCAAGCTCTCGGCGGGCGGATACCGCCCGGTCATGGAACTGGCCGACTGGCGCATGAATCTGCTCACCCACTGGGGCGGGCTCGATATCCGTAACGTGCAGTGCGTCACGGCCCACGAAATGTTTGTCGGCGAAAACCTGGAGGTCAGCGCCGAGGTCAAGGTCGAAGGCCTTAGCATCCAGGACATCCGCGTGGAAATCTACACCGGCCCCCTTGATCACACCGGCAAATTCGCAAACCGGTCCACCTTCGCCATGAACCCGGACGAACGCACGGCCGACGGCTGGTACATATATCGAGGCAAGGCCATGCCCATGGCCACGGGTAAATTCGGCTTCACCGTGCGCATTCTGCCTCACCACCCGCTGCTGCGCGATGCGCACAGTCTGGGCCTGATCTTCTGGGCTGACAACCCAGGTCCAAAACTCCAAGGGTAG
- a CDS encoding TlyA family RNA methyltransferase, which produces MAKKVDRADVVLAEQGLVESCEKATRMVMAGQVFLLQNGTRTLVAKPGQQIPRDARLELKESERFASRGGYKLLTALEHFALDVSGLVALDAGASTGGFTDCLLQFGAARVYAVDVGHGQLHWKLIRDPRVINMERINLRHATANLLPEKVDLVVADCSFISLRLILPPCLQFLKDAGHIVALVKPQFELAPEHAVKGVVRSEELQLKAVAEVQAFAAEELGLQVLGSVPAGIKGPKGNQEYLLHLRR; this is translated from the coding sequence GTGGCCAAGAAAGTCGATCGGGCCGACGTGGTCCTGGCCGAGCAGGGGCTGGTCGAGAGCTGCGAAAAGGCCACACGCATGGTCATGGCCGGGCAGGTATTCCTGCTCCAGAACGGGACCAGGACCCTCGTGGCCAAGCCCGGGCAGCAGATCCCCCGCGACGCGCGGCTGGAACTCAAGGAATCGGAGCGTTTCGCATCACGCGGCGGCTACAAGCTGCTCACGGCCCTGGAGCATTTTGCCCTGGACGTGAGCGGCTTGGTCGCCCTGGACGCCGGGGCCTCCACCGGCGGATTCACGGACTGCCTGCTGCAGTTCGGGGCCGCGCGGGTTTACGCCGTGGACGTGGGACACGGGCAGCTGCACTGGAAGCTGATCCGCGACCCACGCGTCATCAACATGGAGCGGATCAACCTGCGCCATGCCACGGCAAACCTTCTCCCTGAAAAAGTGGATCTGGTAGTGGCCGACTGCTCCTTCATTTCCCTGCGGCTCATCCTGCCCCCCTGCCTGCAGTTTTTAAAAGACGCAGGGCATATTGTGGCCCTGGTCAAACCGCAATTCGAGCTGGCGCCTGAGCATGCAGTCAAGGGCGTGGTCCGCTCGGAGGAATTGCAGCTCAAAGCCGTGGCCGAGGTGCAGGCCTTCGCCGCGGAGGAGCTCGGGTTGCAGGTTTTGGGCTCCGTCCCGGCAGGAATCAAGGGGCCCAAGGGCAATCAGGAGTACCTGCTCCATTTGCGACGCTGA
- a CDS encoding TrmH family RNA methyltransferase — MPDRFLTEDRKTRLRSVLARRQPDLTLVLNNIHDPHNVSAILRSCDAFGVFGVHLYYTKEKFPSLANSSSGSAKKWIDLTRHREAGTMIQGLRGRGMQIVGTGFSPTARPIMDIDFTRPTAIILGNEHRGMDPDVKIHVPDEIYIPMFGMVQSLNVSVAAATILYEAMRQRLAAGMYDQSPLDTDEFENVYADWCKRGKDY, encoded by the coding sequence ATGCCCGACAGATTTCTGACCGAAGACCGCAAAACCAGACTCAGATCCGTATTGGCCAGACGTCAGCCCGACCTGACCCTGGTGCTGAACAATATCCACGATCCGCACAACGTGTCCGCCATCCTGCGCAGCTGCGACGCTTTCGGAGTGTTTGGCGTGCACCTGTACTACACCAAGGAAAAATTTCCGTCCCTGGCCAACAGCTCTTCGGGCTCCGCCAAGAAATGGATCGACCTGACCCGCCACCGTGAAGCCGGGACCATGATACAGGGCCTGCGCGGACGGGGCATGCAGATCGTGGGCACGGGTTTTAGCCCCACGGCCAGGCCCATCATGGATATCGATTTCACCAGGCCCACGGCCATCATCCTTGGCAACGAACACCGGGGCATGGACCCCGATGTCAAGATCCACGTGCCCGACGAGATCTACATCCCCATGTTCGGCATGGTGCAAAGCCTGAACGTGTCCGTGGCCGCGGCGACCATTCTCTACGAGGCCATGCGCCAACGCCTGGCCGCCGGAATGTACGACCAGAGCCCCCTGGACACGGATGAATTCGAGAACGTATACGCAGACTGGTGCAAGCGCGGCAAAGACTATTAG
- the aroC gene encoding chorismate synthase → MAGNTFGSIFKLTTFGESHGPALGGVVDGCPSGIALSEASIQTELDKRRPGQGGPAVTARNEPDRIRLLSGVFEGRSTGTSIGFIIENTDQRSHDYGEIKDVFRPGHGDMTYQAKYGLRDYRGGGRSSGRETVSRVAGGAVAGAFLKTLGITVRAAAVELGGIMCESVDLEGAEHRPFFAADDNAALYWQERVKDVAAQGDTLGGIVEIRACGVPVGLGEPVFDKLDARLAAALMSVGAVKGVEIGGGFAASRMLGSENNDAMLDSGFASNNAGGILAGISSGQEIVLRAAIKPIPSIALEQRTLDRFGAARTIRVGGRHDICAIPRVVPVLCAMVKLVLADMVLLQRRMGVGT, encoded by the coding sequence ATGGCGGGAAACACTTTCGGCAGCATCTTCAAACTGACGACCTTCGGCGAATCCCATGGCCCGGCCCTGGGCGGAGTGGTGGACGGATGTCCCTCCGGGATCGCCCTCAGCGAGGCCAGCATCCAGACGGAGCTTGACAAACGCAGGCCCGGCCAGGGCGGCCCGGCCGTCACCGCCCGCAACGAGCCGGACCGCATCCGGCTCTTGTCCGGAGTCTTTGAAGGCCGCAGCACAGGCACGTCCATCGGCTTCATCATCGAAAACACGGACCAGCGCTCCCATGATTACGGCGAGATCAAGGACGTGTTCCGGCCGGGTCACGGAGACATGACCTACCAGGCCAAATACGGCCTGCGCGACTATCGCGGCGGAGGCCGCTCCTCGGGCCGGGAGACGGTCTCGCGCGTGGCGGGCGGAGCCGTGGCGGGGGCGTTTCTGAAGACGCTGGGGATCACTGTCCGGGCCGCCGCCGTGGAGCTTGGCGGCATCATGTGCGAGAGCGTCGATCTGGAAGGCGCCGAGCACCGCCCATTTTTCGCGGCCGACGACAACGCGGCCCTGTACTGGCAGGAGAGGGTCAAAGACGTCGCGGCTCAAGGCGACACCCTGGGCGGCATCGTCGAGATCCGCGCCTGCGGAGTGCCGGTGGGACTGGGCGAGCCGGTCTTTGACAAGCTCGATGCCCGTCTGGCCGCGGCGCTGATGAGCGTGGGAGCGGTCAAGGGAGTCGAGATCGGAGGCGGATTCGCGGCCAGCCGCATGCTCGGCAGCGAAAACAACGACGCCATGCTGGATTCGGGGTTTGCGTCCAACAATGCCGGCGGAATCCTGGCCGGTATCTCAAGCGGCCAGGAAATTGTGCTGCGCGCCGCCATCAAACCCATCCCCTCCATCGCGCTCGAGCAGCGGACCCTGGACCGCTTCGGGGCAGCGCGGACCATCCGCGTCGGCGGGCGGCACGACATCTGCGCCATCCCCCGCGTGGTCCCGGTGCTCTGCGCCATGGTCAAACTGGTTCTGGCCGACATGGTCCTGCTGCAACGGCGCATGGGAGTCGGCACATGA
- a CDS encoding ElyC/SanA/YdcF family protein, with protein sequence MSVGAGFILKKALGTLFMPLSVCLVLFALGLLYVLLRRSKDAIAPFVMSGLLLYAFSLNSVSGYLIRPLENAYPPLNLSNAEIVKKPVKWVVVLGSGHWTDQRLPPGAMLEEAALYRLNEGIRVANRFPGAILVLSGGKFKDEQSNAQVMAAAAVDLGFNPGRIMLSDKALDTHDEAMRIRALAGSDLFVLVTSASHMLRAVKLFENQGLKPIPAPTCYQSKGEPEYFLPRADNITTCHMAVHEYLGLAWSFVRGQISIL encoded by the coding sequence ATGAGCGTGGGCGCGGGCTTTATCCTCAAAAAAGCCCTGGGCACGCTCTTCATGCCCCTGTCGGTCTGCCTTGTTCTTTTCGCCCTCGGCCTGCTCTATGTGCTGCTGCGTCGCTCCAAGGACGCCATCGCTCCCTTTGTCATGAGCGGGCTCCTGCTTTACGCCTTTTCCCTCAACTCCGTGTCCGGATATCTGATCCGCCCCCTTGAAAACGCCTACCCGCCGCTGAATCTGAGCAATGCGGAGATCGTCAAAAAGCCGGTCAAATGGGTGGTCGTGCTCGGCTCCGGACATTGGACGGACCAGCGCCTGCCCCCCGGGGCCATGCTCGAAGAGGCGGCCCTGTACCGGCTGAACGAGGGCATCCGGGTCGCGAATCGTTTTCCGGGCGCGATTCTGGTTCTTTCGGGCGGAAAATTCAAAGACGAGCAATCAAACGCGCAGGTCATGGCCGCTGCCGCCGTGGACCTGGGCTTTAATCCGGGCCGGATCATGCTCTCGGACAAGGCCCTCGACACCCACGACGAAGCGATGCGCATAAGGGCCCTGGCCGGTTCCGACCTCTTCGTGCTGGTGACATCGGCCTCGCACATGCTGCGCGCCGTCAAGCTGTTTGAAAATCAAGGCTTAAAACCCATTCCCGCGCCGACCTGTTACCAAAGCAAGGGCGAGCCCGAATACTTCCTGCCCCGCGCGGACAACATCACGACCTGCCACATGGCCGTACATGAATACCTAGGCCTCGCCTGGTCCTTTGTGCGCGGGCAGATATCCATCCTTTAA
- a CDS encoding rhomboid family intramembrane serine protease, producing MIDILPTLALATPKHSPDKATIRAWTLVLTSRRFLNRSDHGRLLVAPALAALAVQEILAYEQENLPRSRPAPLPDNSWVSLLVIAVFLGLTMWLDAQGLGRRISWHLAGRADAGLILGGEWWRCVTALFLHADAGHLLANAGALAVLASLLARRIGSGLTWGLFVFSGTLGNAVNAWAQAPDHLSVGASTGVFGLIGVLAGGAGRAERGSRGQVLLLALGFGFSLLAMLGAGEEHVDLGAHFFGMCCGLPFGLMVGGWHGATGWKTRIGALAGAAGLVLVIWAWIVALESDMPGG from the coding sequence GTGATCGACATCCTGCCCACCCTGGCTCTGGCCACCCCGAAACACAGCCCCGACAAGGCTACCATCCGCGCATGGACCCTGGTCCTGACCAGCCGCAGGTTCCTGAACCGCTCCGATCACGGCAGACTTCTGGTCGCTCCGGCCCTGGCAGCGCTCGCCGTGCAGGAAATCCTCGCCTACGAGCAGGAAAATCTGCCTCGGTCCCGCCCGGCGCCCCTGCCGGACAACTCCTGGGTCAGCCTGCTGGTCATCGCCGTCTTTCTGGGCCTGACCATGTGGCTCGACGCCCAGGGCCTGGGCAGGCGTATCTCCTGGCATCTCGCCGGCCGGGCCGACGCCGGACTCATCCTTGGCGGGGAGTGGTGGCGCTGCGTGACCGCCCTTTTCCTGCACGCCGACGCCGGACATCTGCTGGCCAACGCAGGCGCCCTGGCGGTCCTGGCCTCGCTTCTGGCGCGACGCATCGGATCAGGCCTGACCTGGGGACTTTTCGTTTTCTCCGGAACTCTCGGCAATGCCGTCAACGCCTGGGCGCAGGCCCCCGATCACCTGAGCGTAGGCGCATCCACGGGAGTCTTCGGACTGATCGGCGTCCTGGCCGGCGGCGCGGGCCGGGCCGAACGCGGCTCAAGAGGACAGGTTTTGCTGCTGGCTCTGGGCTTCGGTTTCAGCCTGCTGGCCATGCTCGGCGCGGGCGAGGAACACGTGGACCTGGGCGCGCATTTCTTCGGGATGTGCTGCGGTCTGCCTTTCGGGTTGATGGTCGGCGGTTGGCACGGGGCGACGGGATGGAAAACCCGGATTGGAGCTTTGGCCGGTGCGGCCGGGCTGGTCCTTGTGATCTGGGCCTGGATAGTGGCCCTTGAAAGCGACATGCCGGGAGGATGA
- a CDS encoding CoA-binding protein — protein sequence MGQIVAVLGASHKPERYSNQAVRMLKDYGHSVIPVTPGRTVIEELPVVPNLDAIDQKVDTLTLYVGPERSAQMQDSILALKPGRVILNPGTESAALEQALTEAGIPWEHACTLVMLRTGQF from the coding sequence ATGGGCCAGATTGTCGCAGTGCTTGGCGCGAGCCACAAGCCGGAACGGTATTCAAATCAGGCCGTGCGTATGCTCAAAGATTACGGACATTCGGTCATTCCGGTCACGCCGGGCCGAACCGTCATCGAAGAGCTGCCTGTTGTCCCCAACCTGGACGCCATCGATCAGAAGGTGGACACGCTGACCCTTTATGTCGGACCGGAGCGCAGCGCTCAGATGCAGGATTCCATCCTGGCCTTGAAGCCCGGGAGGGTCATTCTCAATCCCGGCACGGAATCGGCGGCGCTGGAACAGGCCCTGACCGAAGCGGGCATCCCCTGGGAACATGCCTGCACCCTGGTCATGCTCAGAACCGGACAATTTTAG
- the grpE gene encoding nucleotide exchange factor GrpE: MSNKEKEGQNPDEVQTEMQAEEAKELTLEEKYVQALADMEELKKDNLRVLADSENFKKRLLREKEDYFKFATSAILEEIIPVMDNLDLALAHGKQTAACKDLVTGVEMTMNIFLDTMRKHGLEQIAALEVPFDPSRHEALGQVERDDVAENTVCQMLQKGYMLKDRLLRPAKVMVSRKAGE; this comes from the coding sequence ATGTCCAATAAGGAAAAAGAGGGCCAGAACCCGGATGAAGTGCAGACCGAAATGCAGGCTGAAGAAGCAAAGGAACTGACCCTGGAGGAAAAATACGTCCAGGCCCTGGCCGACATGGAGGAACTGAAAAAGGACAACCTGCGCGTCCTGGCGGACAGCGAGAATTTTAAGAAGCGGCTCTTGCGCGAAAAGGAAGATTATTTCAAATTCGCCACCTCCGCCATCCTCGAGGAGATCATCCCGGTCATGGACAACCTTGACCTGGCCCTGGCCCACGGCAAGCAGACCGCGGCCTGCAAGGATCTGGTCACGGGCGTGGAGATGACCATGAACATTTTTCTCGACACGATGAGGAAACATGGGCTGGAGCAGATCGCTGCGCTTGAGGTGCCGTTCGATCCGTCTCGCCACGAAGCCCTGGGTCAGGTCGAACGGGACGACGTTGCCGAGAACACGGTCTGCCAGATGTTGCAGAAGGGCTACATGCTCAAAGATCGGCTGTTGCGCCCGGCCAAGGTCATGGTCAGCCGCAAGGCGGGAGAGTAA
- the hrcA gene encoding heat-inducible transcriptional repressor HrcA: MILSKRETAVLTAVVETYVETALPVSSQTLASGLGLSPASVRSAMAALTEKEYLRQPHTSAGRVPTVLAFRYYLDQVLTLGPLPRREQSRLHEHILPGEGDLTQVLRRAVRTLSSLTRQVCVIMAPRQDLARWRQIDFVLLRPGMIMAVLVMQGGLISNRLVQMDERLNADDLVHYGNYLNSLFEGRTTQEVRGEIERQLQKARKTLDAYRRAWELAAQALAEEEQPEVFVGGASHLTDQPEFTELETIQELLRLIEERSRLLELLDKTSASQSVSVSLTQDMPGLAGCSLVASPYSAFSTNHGTLAVLGPVRMNYARIVPMVDFAAQILSQCLKSRF; encoded by the coding sequence ATGATCTTAAGCAAGCGCGAAACCGCCGTCCTCACCGCTGTGGTCGAGACCTATGTTGAGACAGCCCTGCCCGTGTCCTCGCAGACGTTGGCCTCGGGCCTGGGGCTCAGCCCCGCTTCCGTCAGATCGGCCATGGCCGCGTTGACGGAAAAGGAGTATCTGCGGCAGCCGCACACATCCGCGGGACGGGTCCCCACGGTCCTGGCTTTTCGCTATTATCTCGATCAGGTGCTCACCCTCGGCCCACTGCCGCGCAGGGAACAGTCCCGCCTGCACGAACACATCCTGCCGGGCGAGGGGGATCTGACCCAGGTTCTGCGTCGCGCCGTCCGCACTCTTTCGTCCCTGACCCGTCAGGTCTGCGTGATCATGGCCCCGCGTCAGGATCTGGCCCGCTGGCGGCAGATAGATTTCGTCCTCTTGCGGCCGGGCATGATCATGGCGGTACTGGTCATGCAGGGCGGGCTGATCAGCAACCGCCTGGTGCAGATGGACGAGCGTTTGAACGCCGATGACCTTGTGCACTACGGCAACTATCTGAACAGCCTGTTCGAGGGACGCACCACCCAGGAGGTGCGTGGCGAGATCGAGCGCCAGTTGCAGAAAGCGCGCAAGACCCTGGATGCCTACCGCAGGGCCTGGGAGCTGGCCGCGCAGGCTCTGGCCGAGGAAGAACAGCCGGAAGTCTTTGTCGGTGGCGCGAGCCACCTTACGGACCAGCCCGAATTCACGGAACTGGAGACCATCCAGGAGCTCTTGCGGCTCATCGAGGAACGCTCCAGGCTGCTCGAACTTTTGGACAAGACCTCGGCCAGCCAGTCCGTCTCCGTCAGTCTGACCCAGGACATGCCCGGACTTGCGGGATGTTCGCTGGTGGCTTCTCCCTACAGCGCTTTTTCCACCAATCACGGCACGTTGGCCGTGCTCGGGCCGGTGCGCATGAACTACGCGCGCATCGTGCCCATGGTTGACTTTGCCGCCCAAATACTTAGTCAGTGCCTCAAATCCCGCTTCTAA
- the rfbD gene encoding dTDP-4-dehydrorhamnose reductase has product MRSAVVLGGKTGLLGQALSLALTRQGWAVHAPGRDELNLFERPAVEDYLARTKAEVLFNTVAYTKVDQAEDEPAEASRLNRQLPLVLGKAVQAAGVPMVHYSTDFVFSGKKTSPYGPADQTAPCSVYGQTKLQGERELLSLGLPNLLIIRTSWLFGPCKTNFVTRILELAASRPELSVVHDQIGSPSYTPDLAAGSLTLLAAGATGIFHLANAGQASWCELATEAVRGADLACRIKPIPSSEYPQKACRPAYSVLDLGAFTAATGIAPRPWLQALREFLFSREDCLS; this is encoded by the coding sequence ATGAGGAGCGCCGTTGTGCTGGGCGGCAAGACCGGTCTTTTGGGACAGGCCTTAAGCCTGGCCCTGACCAGGCAGGGATGGGCCGTGCATGCTCCGGGGCGCGATGAGCTGAACCTGTTCGAGCGCCCGGCCGTGGAAGATTATCTCGCCCGGACCAAGGCGGAGGTGCTTTTCAACACCGTGGCTTACACCAAGGTCGATCAGGCCGAGGACGAGCCGGCCGAGGCCTCCAGGCTGAACCGGCAGCTGCCGCTCGTTCTGGGTAAAGCCGTGCAGGCCGCCGGAGTGCCCATGGTCCACTACAGCACGGATTTCGTTTTCAGCGGCAAAAAGACAAGCCCCTATGGCCCCGCGGATCAGACCGCTCCCTGTTCGGTCTACGGCCAGACCAAGTTGCAGGGTGAGCGGGAGCTCTTGTCCCTGGGCCTGCCGAACCTGCTCATCATCCGCACTTCATGGCTTTTTGGTCCGTGCAAAACAAATTTCGTGACCCGCATTCTGGAGCTGGCCGCGTCAAGGCCGGAGCTCTCCGTGGTCCATGATCAGATCGGCAGCCCCTCCTACACTCCGGATCTGGCCGCCGGTTCCCTGACGCTGTTGGCGGCGGGGGCGACAGGCATTTTTCATCTGGCCAACGCGGGCCAGGCAAGCTGGTGCGAGCTGGCTACGGAGGCTGTCCGGGGCGCGGACCTGGCCTGCCGGATCAAGCCCATCCCCTCGTCCGAATATCCCCAGAAGGCTTGCCGTCCGGCGTATTCGGTGCTGGACCTCGGCGCCTTCACGGCCGCCACGGGTATTGCGCCGCGCCCGTGGCTGCAGGCCCTGCGCGAATTTCTTTTTTCCCGGGAAGACTGCTTGTCATGA
- the rfbB gene encoding dTDP-glucose 4,6-dehydratase — protein MHLLVTGGCGFIGSNFIQHMLATHEDVVIVNLDKLTYAGNRRNLAEEEALHLGRRYHFVHGDICDQELVPELMKRFVFDAVLNFAAESHVDRSISDPFPFVTTNVLGTQNLLEAARRAEIPRFVHISTDEVYGTLGPTGQFTEDTPLAPNSPYSASKASSDLLARAYFHTYGMPVMVTRCSNNYGPYQFPEKLIPLVYLKASRGEPIPVYGDGQNVRDWIYVMDHCRGVEATLFKGQPGAVYNFGGDAERTNLEVVRLILRLTGKSEDLITHVTDRPGHDRRYAMAFARSTADLGWTPQHSFEDGMARTLAWYKANEAWLDEVQSGAYRQFMDNWYRTRQA, from the coding sequence ATGCATCTGCTTGTCACCGGAGGCTGCGGCTTCATCGGCTCCAATTTCATTCAGCACATGCTTGCCACTCACGAGGATGTGGTCATCGTTAACCTCGACAAGCTGACCTATGCGGGCAACCGCCGCAATCTGGCCGAGGAGGAGGCGCTGCATCTGGGGCGCCGCTATCATTTCGTGCACGGCGACATCTGCGACCAGGAGCTCGTGCCGGAGCTCATGAAGCGCTTTGTCTTCGATGCGGTGCTCAATTTCGCGGCCGAATCGCATGTGGACCGCTCCATAAGCGACCCGTTCCCCTTTGTCACGACCAACGTGCTGGGCACGCAGAATCTTCTGGAGGCCGCCAGGCGGGCTGAAATTCCGCGTTTCGTGCACATCTCCACCGACGAAGTCTACGGCACCCTCGGGCCCACCGGGCAGTTCACCGAAGACACCCCCCTGGCGCCCAATTCCCCGTACTCGGCGTCCAAGGCCTCCTCGGATCTGCTGGCCCGGGCCTATTTCCACACCTACGGGATGCCCGTCATGGTCACCCGCTGCTCCAACAACTACGGTCCCTACCAGTTTCCGGAAAAACTCATTCCCCTGGTCTATCTGAAGGCCTCCCGGGGCGAGCCCATCCCCGTTTACGGCGACGGGCAGAACGTTCGGGACTGGATTTACGTCATGGACCACTGCCGGGGCGTGGAAGCCACGCTTTTCAAAGGCCAGCCCGGCGCGGTCTACAATTTTGGCGGGGACGCCGAACGCACGAACCTGGAGGTGGTGCGCCTCATCCTGCGGCTGACGGGCAAAAGCGAAGACCTCATCACCCATGTCACCGACCGGCCCGGTCATGATCGCCGTTATGCCATGGCCTTTGCGCGCTCCACGGCGGATCTGGGCTGGACCCCGCAGCATTCTTTCGAGGATGGCATGGCCCGCACCCTGGCCTGGTACAAGGCCAACGAGGCCTGGCTTGACGAAGTGCAGAGCGGCGCCTATCGCCAGTTCATGGATAACTGGTACCGGACGAGGCAGGCATGA